Proteins encoded together in one Chitinophaga sp. LS1 window:
- a CDS encoding DUF1761 domain-containing protein: MISQFAQLNWISVAIAFVAYSIHGALWFTVWFPKPYRRSLGKENETLPNKPIFIVGPAICSLVITITTALLLYALQISSIKAGIEFGLLIGIGFLVANTVNIAINPNIPRPILYGIISGSYHLVGILIVNVILIAMK; encoded by the coding sequence ATGATCAGTCAATTCGCACAATTAAACTGGATAAGCGTTGCCATCGCTTTTGTAGCCTACTCAATCCATGGCGCTCTATGGTTCACCGTATGGTTCCCAAAGCCTTACCGGCGCTCACTGGGCAAGGAAAATGAAACCCTGCCCAACAAGCCTATCTTCATCGTCGGACCCGCCATTTGCTCACTGGTCATTACCATTACCACCGCCTTGTTGCTGTACGCGCTACAGATTTCCTCCATAAAAGCAGGCATCGAATTTGGCTTACTGATCGGCATAGGTTTTCTGGTAGCGAATACCGTGAACATCGCCATCAATCCCAATATTCCCAGACCCATTCTGTACGGCATCATTAGCGGCAGCTATCATTTAGTGGGTATTTTGATTGTAAATGTGATCCTAATTGCGATGAAATAA
- a CDS encoding lysophospholipid acyltransferase family protein, producing the protein MSFTYYLLQFATYGLALLPFRVLYLLSDVVYVLLYHVLSYRKKVVMNNLRASFPDKSEKELTAICKEFYHYLCDMFLETFKTLVISKETMLKRCVFTPDTIALFNKLAEEEKSVILVMGHKGNWEWAGNSFSILLKQQLYVIYHPLSNKNLDALMYKMRTRFGTKLIAMQDTFREMVKNRKEINATAFIADQSPQPATAHWMTFLNQDTPVFKGTEKIAQKMNYPVVYVTVNKVKRGYYSVEASMLVEAPTNEPEGAITEIHTHKLEQDIIAQPATWLWSHRRWKHKRQPQPIAVPTI; encoded by the coding sequence TTGTCCTTTACCTATTACCTTTTACAATTTGCTACTTACGGTCTGGCGCTATTACCGTTTAGAGTATTGTACCTGCTTTCAGACGTAGTGTACGTCCTGTTATATCATGTTCTTTCTTACAGGAAAAAAGTTGTCATGAATAATCTTCGTGCGTCGTTCCCTGATAAGTCGGAAAAAGAGCTGACAGCAATCTGCAAGGAATTTTATCATTACCTCTGCGACATGTTCCTCGAAACATTCAAGACACTTGTCATCAGCAAAGAGACCATGTTAAAACGCTGTGTTTTTACACCGGACACCATCGCCCTCTTTAACAAGCTGGCCGAAGAAGAGAAAAGTGTAATACTAGTAATGGGGCACAAAGGTAACTGGGAATGGGCCGGCAATTCATTCAGCATTCTGCTCAAACAGCAATTGTATGTGATTTATCATCCGCTGTCCAACAAAAACCTGGATGCCCTGATGTATAAAATGCGTACCCGTTTTGGCACAAAGCTGATTGCCATGCAGGATACATTCCGCGAAATGGTAAAGAACAGGAAGGAAATAAACGCCACCGCATTCATCGCCGATCAGTCACCACAACCCGCTACGGCTCACTGGATGACCTTCTTAAACCAGGATACCCCGGTTTTTAAGGGAACAGAAAAGATCGCGCAGAAAATGAACTACCCGGTAGTGTATGTAACAGTGAACAAAGTAAAAAGGGGCTACTACTCCGTAGAAGCTTCCATGCTGGTAGAAGCACCAACGAACGAGCCAGAAGGCGCTATCACAGAGATCCATACCCATAAACTGGAACAGGATATCATTGCCCAGCCAGCCACCTGGCTCTGGTCTCACAGAAGATGGAAACACAAACGCCAACCACAACCTATAGCGGTACCGACCATATAA
- a CDS encoding fatty acid desaturase family protein, which translates to MREGKDLILATKPYANEIRSRSWFHLTTTLGLLILALTGTLVLPYFILRLAASIFAGFLIVRTFVIYHDHQHHTILHNSKPAEAIMVLFGIYVLAPTSIWKRSHDYHHKHNSKLFSASIGSYPIATRQKFEQMSRGERRGYLFTRHPLTILCGYIFMFMIGMCLQSFASSPKKHLDSLLALVLHFCGSAAVIYFLGWEAWALFILIPFSIACCMGAYLFYAQHNFPGVTFNDSEDWCYHEAALLSSSFMVMSPFMNWVTANIGYHHIHHLNARIPFYRLPQAMAEIPELQQAKTTSLRIREVIACLKLKVWDPELKRMITLREAAALKTPAYKVNTPQPLGFS; encoded by the coding sequence ATGCGCGAAGGGAAAGACCTTATCCTGGCAACAAAACCATATGCCAATGAAATCAGGTCCAGGAGCTGGTTCCACCTCACTACAACTTTGGGGTTGCTGATACTGGCATTGACGGGCACGCTGGTATTGCCATATTTTATTTTAAGGCTGGCGGCCAGCATTTTTGCGGGTTTCCTGATTGTGCGGACATTCGTCATTTACCACGATCATCAGCACCATACAATATTACATAATTCAAAACCGGCAGAAGCCATCATGGTCCTTTTCGGGATCTATGTACTGGCGCCTACCAGCATTTGGAAAAGATCTCACGATTATCATCATAAACATAATTCAAAACTGTTCAGTGCCAGCATTGGCTCTTATCCCATTGCTACCAGACAAAAGTTTGAGCAAATGAGTCGTGGAGAAAGAAGGGGGTACCTCTTCACCAGGCATCCGCTCACGATCCTGTGTGGCTACATCTTTATGTTCATGATTGGTATGTGCCTGCAGTCATTTGCAAGTAGTCCCAAAAAGCACCTGGATAGTCTGTTAGCGCTGGTATTGCATTTCTGCGGTAGCGCGGCGGTGATCTATTTCCTGGGTTGGGAGGCATGGGCGCTGTTCATCCTGATACCTTTTTCCATCGCCTGCTGTATGGGGGCATACCTGTTTTATGCCCAGCATAATTTTCCGGGTGTTACATTCAATGATAGTGAGGACTGGTGTTATCATGAGGCCGCGTTATTATCTTCCAGCTTTATGGTAATGTCACCGTTTATGAACTGGGTAACTGCGAATATCGGGTACCATCATATTCACCATCTGAATGCGCGTATTCCATTTTACCGTTTGCCACAGGCCATGGCGGAGATTCCGGAGTTGCAACAGGCAAAGACCACCAGTCTGCGGATCAGGGAGGTGATTGCATGTTTAAAGCTCAAAGTATGGGATCCGGAACTGAAGCGGATGATCACCCTGCGGGAAGCTGCGGCGCTGAAAACACCGGCTTATAAAGTGAATACTCCCCAACCTTTAGGTTTTTCTTAA
- the katG gene encoding catalase/peroxidase HPI — MGKESNDISKCPFHNGSMKNPVAGGGTRNRDWWPDQLKLNILRQQSPLSNPLGDEFNYAEAFKSLDLEAVKQDLHALMTDSQDWWPADFGHYGPLFIRMAWHSAGTYRVTDGRGGAGSGQQRFAPLNSWPDNVSLDKARRLLWPIKQKYGNKISWADLMILTGNIALESMGFKTFGFAGGRVDKWEPDEDVYWGSETTWLGGDVRYAHGSEGVVENRGVLVSDDNADGDIHSRYLDKPLAAVQMGLIYVNPEGPDGNPDPIAAAKDIRDTFGRMAMNDEETVALIAGGHSFGKTHGAATADHVGKEPEAAGIEAQGLGWSNSYGSGKGADTITSGLEVIWTKTPTQWSNNFFENLFGFEWELTKSPAGAHQWVAKDADNIIPDAYDSGKKHRPTMLTTDLALRFDPAYEKISRNFFENPDAFADAFARAWFKLTHRDMGPKVLYLGADAPQEELLWQDPIPAVDHELVNDADIAALKEKILASGLSISELASTAWASASTFRGSDKRGGANGARIRLAPQKYWKVNNPAQLQKVLDKLTAIQNEFAKKVSIADLIVLAGGVAIEKAAKDAGQDITVPFTPGRMDATQEQTDVESVGFLEPQADGFRNYRKFKSSVSTESLLIDKAHLLTLTAPELTALIGGLRVLNINYDGSADGVLTTTPGKLTNDFFVNLLDMNTAWKAVTTEQELFEGTDRATGNVKWTATRADLVFGSNAELRAIAEVYGSSDGKERFIQDFVKAWTKVMNLDRFDVK; from the coding sequence ATGGGAAAAGAATCAAACGACATCAGTAAATGCCCATTCCACAATGGCAGTATGAAAAACCCAGTCGCTGGTGGTGGCACCAGGAATCGTGACTGGTGGCCTGACCAACTTAAACTCAACATCCTTCGTCAACAATCACCTTTATCCAACCCTCTCGGCGACGAATTCAACTATGCCGAAGCCTTCAAAAGCCTGGATCTCGAAGCCGTTAAGCAAGACCTCCATGCACTCATGACCGACTCTCAGGACTGGTGGCCTGCTGACTTCGGCCATTACGGTCCCCTCTTTATCCGCATGGCATGGCACAGCGCAGGTACCTACCGCGTTACCGATGGTCGTGGCGGCGCCGGTTCCGGCCAACAACGTTTCGCGCCACTCAACAGCTGGCCTGACAACGTTAGCCTGGACAAAGCCCGCAGACTACTCTGGCCTATCAAACAAAAATATGGCAACAAGATCTCCTGGGCTGATCTCATGATCTTAACCGGCAATATTGCCCTCGAATCTATGGGCTTCAAAACCTTTGGCTTCGCAGGTGGACGTGTTGATAAATGGGAACCGGACGAAGATGTATATTGGGGTTCTGAAACCACCTGGCTGGGTGGCGATGTGCGCTACGCACACGGCTCTGAAGGTGTAGTTGAAAACCGTGGCGTACTGGTATCAGATGATAATGCAGATGGCGATATTCACTCCCGTTACCTCGACAAACCACTCGCTGCTGTACAGATGGGTTTGATCTATGTAAACCCTGAAGGTCCTGATGGTAATCCTGACCCCATTGCAGCTGCCAAAGATATCCGTGATACCTTTGGTCGTATGGCTATGAATGATGAAGAAACTGTTGCCCTCATCGCAGGCGGTCACAGCTTCGGTAAAACCCACGGCGCAGCTACTGCTGATCATGTAGGCAAAGAACCGGAAGCCGCAGGCATAGAAGCACAGGGTCTGGGATGGAGTAATAGCTATGGCTCCGGCAAAGGCGCCGATACTATTACCAGTGGCCTGGAAGTAATATGGACAAAAACACCTACCCAATGGAGCAACAACTTCTTTGAGAACCTCTTCGGTTTTGAATGGGAACTCACCAAGAGCCCTGCCGGCGCTCACCAATGGGTAGCAAAAGATGCTGATAATATTATTCCGGATGCATATGACAGTGGCAAAAAACACCGTCCTACTATGCTGACTACGGACCTCGCTTTACGGTTCGATCCGGCATATGAAAAGATATCAAGGAACTTCTTTGAAAACCCGGATGCATTTGCAGACGCGTTTGCAAGAGCATGGTTCAAACTCACACACCGTGATATGGGGCCAAAGGTATTATACCTTGGCGCCGACGCTCCACAGGAAGAACTGCTCTGGCAGGATCCGATTCCTGCTGTTGATCATGAACTGGTGAATGATGCTGATATTGCTGCACTGAAAGAGAAAATACTGGCTTCCGGCCTGAGCATCTCTGAACTGGCGTCTACCGCATGGGCTTCTGCTTCTACCTTCCGTGGCTCTGATAAACGCGGTGGTGCAAATGGTGCACGTATCCGCCTGGCGCCACAGAAATACTGGAAAGTGAATAACCCCGCACAGTTACAAAAGGTGTTGGATAAACTAACAGCAATACAGAACGAGTTTGCTAAAAAAGTATCCATCGCTGACCTGATTGTACTGGCAGGTGGTGTAGCTATTGAAAAAGCCGCGAAAGATGCAGGACAGGATATTACTGTTCCATTTACACCCGGCCGTATGGATGCTACACAGGAACAAACGGATGTGGAATCTGTAGGTTTCCTGGAACCACAGGCTGATGGTTTCCGTAACTATCGTAAATTCAAATCATCTGTATCTACTGAGTCATTGTTGATTGATAAAGCTCACCTGCTTACACTCACAGCGCCTGAACTGACAGCATTGATCGGTGGTCTGCGTGTATTGAATATAAACTACGACGGATCAGCTGATGGCGTGTTGACAACTACGCCGGGCAAACTGACAAATGACTTCTTTGTGAATTTGCTGGATATGAATACCGCATGGAAAGCAGTGACTACTGAGCAGGAATTGTTTGAAGGAACAGATCGCGCCACTGGCAATGTTAAATGGACGGCAACACGTGCAGACCTGGTATTTGGATCTAATGCAGAATTGAGAGCGATTGCGGAAGTGTATGGTAGTTCAGATGGAAAGGAAAGATTCATTCAGGACTTTGTGAAAGCGTGGACGAAGGTGATGAACCTCGATAGGTTTGATGTGAAATAG
- a CDS encoding vWA domain-containing protein: protein MSPKYIIPIGTFFCALFLMGTVRKHPVMESSPSPVIIDSPHAQSKIQVVFALDATGSMTGLIGAAKEKIWSIAGSLAQAEPAPVIEIGLIFYRDRGDQFITRRVALSGDMDDVYEQLMQMSADGGGDSPESVNQALNEAVTKFKWDTAQSTYKTVFLVGDCPPHMDYRDDVKYPVSCKLATQKDIVLNTILMGDNYKAMQVWKDIAQCNQGSFTQVNMDANDIQVNTPYDNQIAQLSDQLDDSRLYYGSEDEKVAYSAKVSKSKYISTNVAANVKAQRAEYNATKAGKSGYYGKKELLENYKDKSVSVESIKTEELPEEMKKMTVVQREEYLKKKVAVRDSLNKELDKYVKMRQAYIEKDLKSRKAEDVDSSFTNKIYKSIQQQTEKKKIYLKKDAKY, encoded by the coding sequence ATGAGTCCAAAGTACATTATCCCGATTGGCACCTTTTTCTGTGCGTTATTCCTGATGGGCACTGTGCGTAAGCACCCTGTTATGGAATCCTCTCCTTCCCCCGTTATAATTGATTCTCCCCACGCTCAATCTAAAATTCAGGTAGTATTTGCATTGGATGCAACAGGTAGTATGACCGGTTTGATCGGCGCTGCCAAAGAAAAAATATGGTCTATTGCGGGAAGTCTCGCACAGGCGGAGCCTGCGCCTGTCATTGAGATAGGGTTAATATTTTACAGGGACAGGGGAGACCAGTTTATTACGAGAAGAGTGGCTTTGTCTGGTGATATGGATGATGTGTATGAGCAGTTGATGCAGATGAGTGCAGATGGTGGAGGGGACAGTCCGGAGAGTGTGAACCAGGCCTTGAATGAGGCGGTAACAAAGTTTAAATGGGATACTGCGCAAAGCACCTACAAGACGGTGTTTTTGGTGGGAGATTGCCCCCCGCATATGGATTACAGGGATGATGTGAAGTACCCGGTAAGTTGTAAGCTGGCTACGCAGAAAGATATTGTATTAAACACGATCCTGATGGGGGATAATTATAAAGCGATGCAGGTGTGGAAAGATATAGCACAGTGTAATCAGGGAAGCTTTACGCAGGTAAATATGGATGCGAATGATATACAGGTGAATACCCCTTATGATAATCAGATTGCACAGTTATCAGATCAGTTGGATGATAGCAGGCTGTATTATGGTAGTGAAGATGAGAAAGTGGCCTATTCTGCAAAAGTATCAAAGAGCAAATATATCAGTACGAATGTGGCGGCAAATGTGAAAGCGCAGCGGGCGGAGTATAATGCTACAAAAGCGGGGAAGAGTGGGTATTATGGAAAGAAGGAATTGCTGGAGAACTATAAAGATAAATCCGTGAGTGTTGAATCTATAAAAACGGAGGAATTACCGGAGGAAATGAAGAAGATGACAGTAGTGCAGCGGGAGGAATATTTAAAGAAAAAAGTGGCGGTAAGGGATAGTTTGAACAAGGAGTTAGATAAGTATGTGAAGATGCGGCAGGCGTATATAGAAAAGGACCTGAAGAGCAGGAAGGCGGAAGATGTAGATAGTTCATTTACGAATAAGATATATAAGAGTATACAGCAACAGACGGAGAAGAAGAAAATATATCTGAAGAAGGATGCAAAGTATTAG
- a CDS encoding YdeI/OmpD-associated family protein, whose translation METFCPANRQEWRQWLQENHSSAPFIWLVYYKKQANRSTLTWSEAVDEALCFGWIDSTARTIDEEKFMQFFTKRKPTSVWSKINKEKVKRLIATGLMMPAGHQCIHLARQNGSWSILDEVEELKIPKDLEKAFKSRRGSKAHFTGLSRSVQKNYLQKLVLAKRPETRLKRIQEIVNLGG comes from the coding sequence ATGGAAACATTTTGCCCGGCCAACAGGCAGGAATGGCGCCAATGGCTACAGGAGAACCATAGTAGTGCGCCATTCATCTGGCTCGTATATTACAAAAAGCAGGCAAACCGGTCTACCCTCACCTGGAGCGAAGCCGTAGACGAAGCCCTCTGTTTTGGATGGATCGACAGTACGGCAAGAACTATCGATGAAGAAAAATTCATGCAGTTCTTCACAAAAAGAAAGCCCACCAGTGTCTGGTCCAAAATCAACAAAGAAAAAGTAAAACGACTCATAGCCACCGGACTCATGATGCCTGCCGGCCATCAATGTATCCACCTGGCCAGGCAAAATGGGTCATGGTCTATACTAGACGAAGTAGAAGAGCTAAAGATACCCAAAGACCTGGAGAAAGCTTTTAAATCCAGAAGGGGTTCAAAGGCTCATTTCACGGGTTTAAGCAGGTCAGTGCAAAAAAATTATCTACAAAAACTAGTACTGGCAAAACGACCGGAAACCCGGTTAAAAAGGATTCAGGAAATAGTCAACTTAGGTGGGTGA
- a CDS encoding RNA ligase (ATP), translated as MRKLASIQRIKKLEPIEGADAIEKAYVLGWQLVVKKDEFNPGDLCIYCEIDSLMPPKPEFEFLRARGMRIKTARLRGQISQGIAFPLSYLPAGFEVEEGADCTDALGITKYDPPMPACLNGVAKGPFPGFIPKTDETRVQVLQDILDKYVGETCYITEKLDGSSTTYFINNGEFGVCSRNLELLEDSENSLWKVAREQDIENKLRSLNGNYAFQGEMIGEGIQGNKLKLRGQHIRFFNVFDIDNAAYLDFDRFTSLMSSLELSTVPVLSTDYVLENDIEVLVKKATIRSSICTEAWAEGIVIRPVKERIELYNNHFVHSRVTFKAINPEFLLKYGE; from the coding sequence ATGAGAAAACTAGCAAGTATCCAAAGGATCAAAAAACTGGAACCTATCGAAGGTGCTGATGCCATAGAGAAAGCCTATGTGCTTGGCTGGCAGTTAGTCGTAAAGAAAGATGAATTTAACCCCGGTGATCTCTGCATCTATTGCGAGATCGATAGTTTGATGCCCCCTAAACCCGAATTTGAATTCTTACGAGCCAGAGGCATGCGCATCAAGACTGCAAGACTGAGAGGCCAGATCTCCCAGGGCATTGCTTTCCCTCTCTCCTACCTGCCTGCAGGTTTTGAAGTGGAGGAAGGCGCTGATTGCACCGATGCACTGGGCATTACCAAATACGACCCTCCTATGCCTGCGTGTCTGAATGGCGTGGCGAAAGGCCCCTTCCCCGGTTTTATACCCAAAACGGATGAGACCCGGGTACAGGTATTGCAGGATATACTCGACAAATACGTTGGCGAGACCTGCTACATCACTGAAAAGCTGGATGGTAGCTCTACCACTTACTTCATCAACAATGGTGAATTCGGCGTATGTAGCCGTAACCTGGAATTACTGGAAGATAGTGAGAACAGTCTATGGAAAGTAGCCAGAGAGCAGGATATTGAAAACAAACTTCGATCACTGAATGGCAACTATGCCTTCCAGGGAGAAATGATTGGCGAAGGTATACAGGGTAATAAACTGAAGTTACGCGGGCAGCACATCCGGTTCTTCAATGTATTTGACATAGACAATGCTGCATACCTGGATTTTGATAGATTCACTTCGCTGATGTCTTCACTGGAACTGAGCACTGTACCAGTATTGAGTACGGATTACGTGTTGGAAAATGACATTGAGGTACTGGTAAAGAAGGCCACTATCAGGAGTAGCATCTGTACAGAGGCATGGGCGGAGGGCATCGTTATCCGTCCTGTAAAAGAACGGATAGAGTTGTACAACAATCACTTTGTACATAGCAGGGTGACCTTCAAAGCTATCAATCCTGAATTCCTTTTAAAATATGGTGAATAG
- a CDS encoding exopolyphosphatase, with the protein MRFAVIDLGTNTFHLLIAEGVDQILYKTTVPVLLGEGRINQNMIIPEAMERGIRTLRQFKATIDNYKVDTIKAVATSAVRSAENGQEFVAKAAEIGIHIEVITGEAEAGYIFSGVMATGLIKQTTLVMDIGGGSTEFIICNPEKALWKKSYNIGAARLMQAYFHSDPLSDTEHQSIIDHLHNTLPDLKEACAQHKPSLLVGSAGAFESFAALLNDGNEIGEVASAGLDIDRYKAISKRLIHATHSERANMKGLISLRVDMIVIAAIITDYVLEQLNLQQLSLSTYDLKMGVLAGLLDDCL; encoded by the coding sequence ATGAGATTCGCAGTAATAGACCTGGGTACAAATACGTTTCATTTGCTGATAGCAGAAGGTGTAGATCAGATTTTATATAAAACGACTGTACCGGTATTGTTAGGGGAGGGAAGGATCAACCAAAATATGATCATACCGGAGGCAATGGAAAGGGGCATTCGTACGCTCAGGCAATTCAAAGCTACCATTGACAATTATAAAGTAGATACGATCAAAGCAGTGGCTACATCTGCCGTACGTAGTGCAGAAAACGGGCAGGAATTTGTAGCTAAAGCAGCAGAGATTGGGATTCATATAGAAGTGATTACCGGCGAAGCGGAAGCAGGATATATATTCAGCGGGGTGATGGCAACTGGCCTGATAAAACAAACGACCCTTGTGATGGATATTGGTGGGGGAAGTACGGAGTTTATTATCTGTAATCCGGAAAAGGCGCTCTGGAAGAAAAGCTATAACATAGGCGCAGCCAGGTTGATGCAGGCTTATTTTCATTCAGATCCGTTGAGTGATACGGAGCATCAGTCTATTATAGATCATTTACACAATACATTACCTGATTTAAAAGAGGCGTGTGCACAACACAAGCCTTCTTTGTTAGTCGGTTCTGCGGGTGCTTTTGAATCATTTGCTGCGTTATTGAATGATGGAAATGAAATAGGGGAGGTGGCTTCAGCGGGTTTGGATATAGATAGATACAAAGCAATTTCTAAAAGGTTAATTCATGCTACACACAGTGAACGTGCAAATATGAAAGGCTTAATTTCCCTGCGTGTAGATATGATCGTCATTGCTGCTATCATTACGGATTATGTATTGGAGCAGTTGAACTTACAGCAATTAAGCCTTTCTACTTATGACCTTAAGATGGGCGTTTTAGCCGGTCTCCTGGATGATTGCTTGTAG
- a CDS encoding alpha/beta hydrolase-fold protein — MKSTSVFVCSLLFCIHSFAQQFSVSFPDSLLSTPFTGSILVYLSKTSKEPRQASSLLDNAPCVRINVENINPGESVLIQASALTFPVPLPDLERGEYYVQVVWDRNLGGQFIGQSPGNLYSTSRKIRLRYQSQETFSIQADHIIPAYTFTETDYIKELKVPSKLLSDFHQTPYSLNAAIRLPKEYYTSPKRKFPVKFVVFGFTGNYHYFSGYPNPMEPIDTIPCIGVYLDGNCPLGHSVYANSDNNGPWADALIKEFIPQLEKTYRCNGARFLHGHSSGGWSVLWLQTQYPDQFTACWSSSPDPVDFHSFQKIDLYAHENMYFDKDSTLRPLGTIAGQVPWIYMRNAYQMETVIYRGEQMHSFDAVFGPKGPDGSPLRLVEPYKGEIDTAVFNHWKKYDISAYLVKNWEQVKNKLDGKIRITVGNQDNFLLNYPIRMMEKKMKELKAGIEFVYYPGDHFTVQTPQWVKEGNLFFEGKYLEWLKKK; from the coding sequence ATGAAATCAACTTCCGTTTTTGTTTGCTCACTGCTCTTTTGTATTCATTCTTTCGCCCAGCAGTTCAGCGTCAGTTTTCCCGACAGCCTGCTTTCCACACCATTCACCGGCAGCATTCTCGTTTATCTTTCCAAAACTTCGAAGGAACCCCGCCAGGCCTCCTCACTTCTGGATAACGCCCCCTGTGTTAGGATAAATGTAGAAAATATCAATCCCGGGGAATCGGTCCTGATCCAGGCAAGTGCACTCACCTTTCCTGTTCCATTGCCTGACCTGGAACGGGGAGAATACTATGTGCAGGTAGTATGGGATCGCAACCTGGGCGGACAATTCATTGGGCAGTCCCCCGGTAATTTATATAGCACTTCGCGAAAAATACGGTTGCGCTATCAAAGTCAGGAGACCTTCAGCATCCAGGCGGATCACATCATCCCTGCATATACCTTTACGGAGACTGATTACATCAAAGAACTAAAGGTACCTTCTAAATTGCTGAGTGATTTCCATCAAACACCTTATTCTTTGAATGCAGCGATCCGGTTACCAAAGGAATATTATACTTCGCCTAAGCGAAAGTTTCCCGTCAAGTTTGTAGTATTTGGATTTACTGGTAACTATCATTATTTCTCCGGGTATCCGAATCCGATGGAACCCATAGATACCATACCGTGTATAGGCGTATACCTGGATGGAAATTGTCCATTAGGGCATAGTGTATATGCGAACAGTGATAACAATGGACCATGGGCGGATGCATTGATTAAAGAATTCATTCCTCAGCTGGAAAAAACGTATCGTTGTAATGGAGCGCGCTTCCTGCATGGCCATAGTAGCGGTGGTTGGAGTGTATTGTGGTTACAGACACAGTATCCCGATCAGTTTACAGCCTGCTGGTCCAGCTCTCCTGATCCGGTAGATTTTCATAGTTTTCAGAAGATAGATTTATATGCGCATGAGAACATGTATTTTGACAAGGATAGTACGTTACGTCCTTTAGGAACTATTGCAGGACAGGTACCATGGATCTATATGCGGAATGCATACCAGATGGAAACGGTGATCTATAGAGGAGAACAGATGCATTCATTTGATGCGGTGTTTGGGCCCAAAGGACCGGATGGAAGTCCGCTGCGATTGGTAGAGCCGTATAAAGGGGAGATAGATACAGCCGTGTTCAATCATTGGAAGAAATATGATATATCTGCTTATCTGGTGAAAAACTGGGAGCAGGTAAAAAATAAATTGGATGGTAAGATACGAATTACGGTAGGGAACCAGGATAATTTTCTACTGAACTACCCGATTAGAATGATGGAAAAGAAAATGAAGGAACTGAAGGCGGGTATTGAGTTTGTATATTATCCGGGAGATCATTTCACCGTGCAGACGCCACAATGGGTCAAGGAGGGGAATTTATTTTTTGAGGGGAAATACCTGGAATGGTTGAAGAAGAAATAA
- a CDS encoding zinc-binding dehydrogenase, producing the protein MAVKFAVAFGAEVTVLSTSVRKKEAALKLGAHHFVVTTDEEQFKSVQRSFHFIIDTVAADHDINPYIAALKTNGVYINVGMPSKPWSIPSFSLAAGNKVVAGSGAGGLAQTQEMLDFCAEHNIVSDVEVIKIQDIQTAFERLEKGDVLYRFVIDMSSL; encoded by the coding sequence ATGGCAGTGAAATTTGCCGTAGCTTTTGGTGCAGAAGTAACTGTACTTAGTACTTCTGTCCGTAAAAAAGAAGCCGCTTTAAAACTAGGTGCACATCATTTTGTAGTCACTACCGATGAAGAACAATTCAAATCAGTACAGCGCTCATTTCATTTTATCATCGACACGGTCGCTGCTGATCATGATATCAATCCTTACATCGCTGCATTAAAAACAAATGGGGTTTATATCAATGTGGGTATGCCTTCAAAACCCTGGTCTATTCCTTCCTTCAGTCTGGCTGCCGGCAATAAAGTTGTAGCTGGATCAGGCGCTGGCGGACTGGCACAAACGCAGGAGATGCTGGACTTCTGTGCGGAGCATAATATTGTCTCTGATGTAGAGGTGATTAAGATACAGGATATACAGACCGCTTTTGAACGGTTGGAGAAAGGGGATGTGTTGTACAGGTTTGTGATTGATATGAGTAGTTTGTAA